The genomic stretch ATTTCGGATTCATTCATCCCGACGAGGTTTCCGTCATCCGCGACGGTTGGGAGCGCCCGCGCGACGTCCCCTACTTCACCGCGTCGCCGTCGCTCGTCGCCAAGGCACGCGCGGCCGTGGAAAAAACCGGCCCGATCCTCATGCCGTCCGGCCATCCCATTCGCGTGAGCGTCGGCGGAAACGGCGTCACGGGCTCGGTGTTTCTCGACAACGCCGAGTACCGGGAATGGTTGCGCAAAGTCTACTCGGCGGAAGTCACCGAAATGGAATCGGCCGCGGTCGGTCAGGTCTGTTTCGTGAACGACGTCGACTGGATCGTCATCCGCTCCGTGAGCGACCTCGCCGGTGGCCAAGAGGGCAAGAATCAAGAGAACGTGTTCGACGCCATCGCGAGCGGTACGGGTGCCAAGCTCCTGCTCGGCCTGCTGGAGGAGATCGCAGCGAATCCCCCGGAATCCGCAGAAGGACCCTGAGCGCGCCTACGAGACCTCCGCTACGAGCAACCACAAGGCTCGCAACACGAAGAGCACCGCGACGAGCACCCCGAGGATCGTGCCGATCGCCAATGCGACCACGCCCCACACGATCCGCTTCGGCGGCCGCTCCGCCCGAAGCGGATCGAAATGTCGGTCGACAAGCCGGAGGTTGCGCACGTTGGCCCGCCAAGCGAAGTCGAACACGTCGCCCACCACTGGGAACGCGCCGACGAGCAACTCCAACACGATGTTGCCCACCATCCGCAGCAAGACGGGCACGGGTATGCCGATGCGCGCAGCATCGACGAGAATCCACATGGAAAGACCGGCACCCACTACGTCGCCCGCCCGGGGATCAGTCCGATGAGGGGATCCAGCCCGACCCGATACGGCCCGATCGGAATCGAACGATCCAACAACCAGGCCAGCCGACGCATACGGACCAGACGCGGGTCGGCGTCGTCGATGGTTCGAACGGCTGCTTTGGATCGGGACATGCGAGAAGACATCGCGATCACAGTGAGAGCGTGTCGTCCACAACGCGAGCGCAGTGCGAAGTCGGAATAGTCTCGGAGCGTGCCCAAGACTCGCGAGGCATTCGGTCGGCCGTTCCACGGTGCTGTCTCGCCCTTGGTGATACGCCGGACCGAATCGCGTTGCGGTGGGTTCACGAAGGTGCGCAATCACCATATGAAGCGATTCCTCGGCTTGGTCACCCTCGTCGTACGCGACTACGACGAAGCGATCGACTTCTTCGTCGGCAAACTCGACTTTCGACTGGTCGAAGACACTCCCGTTCCCGAACAGTCGAAGCGATGGGTCGTTGTATCTCCACCGGGAGCAGGAGAGACGATGATGCTGCTCGCACGCGCCTCGGCTCCCGAACAGTCCGTCCACATCGGCAACCAAACGGGAGGCCGCGTAGCGTTCTTTCTCTACACCGACGACTTCGATCGGGACTACACCACCTTTCGCGCGCGCGGGGTGAAGTTCATCCGCCCCGCGGCGTCGCACGCGT from Opitutales bacterium ASA1 encodes the following:
- a CDS encoding hypothetical protein (frameshifted, insertion/deletion at around 4294193); amino-acid sequence: MWILVDAARIGIPVPVLLRMVGNIVLELLVGAFPVVGDVFDFAWRANVRNLRLVDRHFDPLRAERPPKRIVWGVVALAIGTILGVLVAVLFVLRALWLLVAEVS
- a CDS encoding VOC family protein gives rise to the protein MKRFLGLVTLVVRDYDEAIDFFVGKLDFRLVEDTPVPEQSKRWVVVSPPGAGETMMLLARASAPEQSVHIGNQTGGRVAFFLYTDDFDRDYTTFRARGVKFIRPAASHAYGRVAVFLDLYGNAWDLLEPSGRDACSAHRHRYATPRGDAPETP